Proteins from one Sulfuriferula thiophila genomic window:
- the nhaR gene encoding transcriptional activator NhaR encodes MRQINYKHLHYFWVVAKAGGVGKAAEQLHLTPQSISSQLGLLEESLGVQLFRKSGRKLELTDTGRLVLGYAEAIFVLGEEMLDALHQHPARRALQFKVGIADVVPKTMAYQLLEPAIHMDEQPKMLCREGRLAALLGDLAVHKLDLVIADRAMPGNLNVRGFSHLLGECGISFLASPALVASFKSTSFPALLAEVPLLLPGEDAAVRPKLMRWLDSLHIRPNIVGEFDDSALLNAFGQEGVGVYPVPTAIAKWVQQRSGSVLLGTTNAVIEQFYAISTERRLTHPAVVAISQAARQAMFVEGK; translated from the coding sequence ATGCGCCAGATAAATTACAAACATTTGCATTATTTCTGGGTGGTTGCCAAAGCTGGCGGGGTTGGCAAGGCCGCTGAACAGCTCCACCTCACCCCGCAATCCATCAGTAGCCAGCTCGGTCTGCTGGAAGAATCGCTAGGTGTGCAGCTATTTCGCAAAAGTGGTCGCAAACTGGAACTGACCGATACGGGCCGTCTGGTGCTTGGTTATGCAGAAGCAATTTTCGTGCTCGGTGAAGAAATGCTGGATGCCTTGCATCAGCATCCGGCCAGGCGTGCATTGCAATTCAAGGTGGGGATCGCCGACGTGGTGCCCAAGACCATGGCGTACCAGTTGCTGGAACCTGCCATTCACATGGACGAACAACCAAAAATGCTGTGCCGGGAGGGGCGGCTGGCCGCTCTGCTTGGCGACCTGGCCGTGCATAAGCTGGATCTGGTCATTGCTGATCGCGCCATGCCCGGCAATCTCAATGTGCGCGGATTCAGTCACTTGCTCGGGGAGTGCGGCATCAGCTTTCTGGCCAGCCCGGCGCTGGTGGCGAGTTTCAAGTCGACCAGCTTCCCTGCGTTATTGGCAGAGGTACCGTTGTTGTTGCCGGGAGAGGATGCCGCAGTGCGGCCGAAGCTGATGCGCTGGCTGGACAGTCTGCATATCCGTCCCAATATCGTTGGCGAATTTGATGACAGCGCGTTGCTCAATGCTTTCGGTCAGGAGGGGGTAGGCGTGTATCCGGTGCCTACGGCGATTGCCAAATGGGTACAGCAGCGCTCCGGCAGTGTGCTGCTGGGCACCACCAATGCCGTGATTGAGCAGTTTTATGCGATTTCCACGGAGCGGCGCTTAACCCATCCGGCTGTCGTGGCGATCAGTCAGGCGGCGCGGCAGGCGATGTTTGTGGAGGGTAAGTAA
- a CDS encoding efflux RND transporter permease subunit, translating into MNNFTRQYANWVVTHKWLVTLLTLAMIVAMALGAKRLTMSGDYRIFFKPDNPQLQAFEAMQKAYTKSDNILLTLAPADKNVFTRNNLAAVIELTDAAWQTPFSIRVDSISNYQNSVADGDTLHVDDLVKHPQTLTAADLARIRNIAVHDPLLAKRLIAENGQVTGINITLQMPGKNKVKEIQQAVKFANALKAKFETRHPDIKIYMTGVVMMNYAFLEATRNDMKHLVPYMMGILALLLVISLRSFQATGLIFLSIVLSIAAAMGVAGWTDVILSAPVATAPLTILIMAIADGVHMLSHYGHNVRHGVSRVEAMKESIQSNFAPMLFTNVTSALGYLTMNMSDVPPFQTLGNVVAFGIMVAFFITVGLVPALMLILPGGKVHSQEESKFKLMERYQNFFLNHRYKMLFGSLLFTAVVGSFVTQNKFDDSFHEYFDKTTEFRQATDFTLQHLTGVYLMDFSIEASKPGGINEPAFLQKTDEFSNWLRQQPEVLHVNTFTDIMKRLNKNMHADDPAQYKLPESRELAAQYLLLYELSLPYGLDLTNQINIDKSATKLTATLYAVHSTQMIALEERANAWLKAHGDGIIKSSGGTGAGLMFAHVGQENGKSMLEGEVIQILQISVLIMLAIRSFKLGIVSMVPNITPALLAYGVWGMAVGQINMGVAMVGIISLGIVVDDTMHFLSKYLTARREMGRTPEDALRYAFDMAGIPMWISTLTLVCGFLVLASSHFAMNSDTGLVTAITITFAALTEAFMLPGLILLVDRKKKI; encoded by the coding sequence GTGAATAACTTTACACGCCAATACGCCAATTGGGTCGTGACCCATAAATGGCTGGTCACGTTGCTGACGCTGGCGATGATAGTCGCGATGGCGCTGGGCGCCAAACGCCTCACCATGAGTGGCGATTACCGTATTTTTTTCAAGCCGGATAACCCCCAGTTGCAGGCGTTCGAGGCTATGCAAAAAGCCTATACCAAGAGCGACAATATCCTGCTGACACTGGCGCCCGCTGACAAAAATGTCTTCACCCGCAACAATCTGGCAGCGGTAATCGAATTAACCGATGCGGCCTGGCAAACCCCTTTTTCCATTCGTGTCGATTCGATCAGCAACTATCAGAATTCTGTGGCCGATGGTGACACGCTGCATGTGGATGACCTGGTCAAACATCCGCAAACACTGACTGCTGCTGATCTGGCGAGAATCCGCAATATCGCCGTTCATGATCCGCTATTAGCCAAACGTCTGATTGCAGAAAATGGTCAGGTGACCGGCATTAATATCACGCTGCAGATGCCGGGTAAAAATAAGGTCAAGGAAATTCAGCAGGCAGTGAAATTCGCCAATGCGCTGAAAGCCAAATTCGAAACCAGACATCCGGACATCAAAATTTACATGACCGGCGTGGTGATGATGAATTATGCGTTTCTGGAAGCCACCCGCAATGACATGAAACATCTGGTGCCCTACATGATGGGGATACTGGCTTTGTTATTGGTAATCTCGCTGCGCAGTTTCCAGGCCACCGGCCTGATTTTTCTCAGTATCGTGCTGTCGATAGCTGCTGCGATGGGCGTTGCGGGCTGGACTGACGTGATCCTGTCTGCGCCGGTTGCTACCGCACCGCTGACTATCCTGATCATGGCGATTGCCGATGGCGTGCACATGTTGTCGCACTATGGCCATAATGTGCGCCATGGCGTGTCCAGAGTGGAGGCAATGAAAGAAAGCATCCAGTCCAATTTTGCGCCCATGCTGTTTACCAACGTCACTTCTGCGCTGGGATATCTGACCATGAATATGTCGGATGTGCCGCCGTTTCAGACGCTGGGCAATGTGGTCGCTTTCGGTATCATGGTGGCATTTTTCATTACGGTGGGGCTGGTGCCGGCGCTGATGCTGATATTGCCGGGCGGCAAAGTGCATTCCCAGGAGGAGAGCAAATTCAAGCTGATGGAGCGCTATCAGAATTTTTTCCTCAACCACCGTTACAAGATGCTGTTCGGCAGCCTGCTGTTTACGGCCGTGGTAGGTTCGTTTGTCACGCAAAACAAATTTGACGATTCCTTCCATGAGTATTTCGACAAGACTACCGAATTCCGTCAGGCTACCGATTTCACGCTGCAGCATCTTACGGGCGTGTATCTGATGGATTTCTCCATCGAAGCGAGCAAGCCTGGAGGCATCAACGAACCAGCTTTCCTGCAGAAGACCGATGAGTTCTCCAACTGGTTGCGTCAGCAACCCGAAGTGTTGCACGTCAATACCTTCACCGACATCATGAAGCGGCTGAACAAGAACATGCATGCGGACGATCCTGCTCAGTACAAGTTGCCGGAATCGCGCGAGCTGGCGGCGCAGTATCTGCTGCTGTACGAGCTGTCGCTGCCTTATGGTCTGGATCTTACCAACCAGATCAATATCGACAAGTCGGCGACCAAGCTGACAGCGACTTTGTATGCAGTGCACTCCACGCAGATGATTGCGCTGGAAGAGCGGGCGAATGCCTGGCTCAAGGCGCATGGTGACGGCATTATCAAATCCAGTGGCGGCACGGGTGCCGGCCTGATGTTTGCGCATGTCGGTCAGGAGAACGGCAAGAGCATGCTGGAAGGCGAAGTGATCCAGATTTTGCAGATTTCCGTGCTGATCATGCTGGCTATCCGATCATTCAAGCTGGGTATAGTCAGTATGGTTCCCAACATCACCCCTGCCCTGCTCGCCTACGGGGTATGGGGGATGGCGGTAGGTCAGATCAATATGGGTGTGGCCATGGTCGGGATTATCTCGCTAGGTATCGTGGTGGACGACACCATGCACTTTCTCAGCAAATACCTGACGGCGCGACGAGAGATGGGACGTACGCCGGAAGATGCATTGCGATACGCCTTCGATATGGCGGGTATCCCGATGTGGATATCCACGCTGACGCTGGTGTGCGGTTTTCTGGTGCTGGCATCGTCGCATTTCGCGATGAACTCGGATACCGGTCTGGTCACCGCGATTACCATTACCTTTGCGGCGTTGACTGAAGCCTTCATGCTGCCGGGATTGATACTGCTGGTTGATCGCAAGAAGAAGATTTGA
- the rpmE gene encoding 50S ribosomal protein L31, with amino-acid sequence MKTDIHPKYEDINVTCSCGNKFVTRSTMIKDLHVEVCSECHPFYTGKQKIVDTAGRVEKFRQKYGMK; translated from the coding sequence ATGAAAACTGATATTCACCCAAAATACGAAGACATCAACGTTACTTGCAGCTGTGGCAATAAATTTGTCACCCGCTCAACCATGATCAAAGATCTTCACGTTGAAGTTTGCTCAGAATGCCACCCATTCTATACCGGCAAGCAGAAGATTGTTGACACCGCTGGTCGCGTTGAGAAATTCCGTCAAAAATACGGCATGAAATAA
- a CDS encoding ArnT family glycosyltransferase — MSNLFAIRPYRFVPSLLTVVLCLAWLLPGLIGHEPWKGDEAETMGLIHSILSGAPTAVPTLAGEPWLGAPPLYSLIAASFAQLFSPWLAAHDGARLAGGFFILLTLFFTGFAGRELYGSEHGRLAALVLIGSVGLWVRAHESIPQTALLAGIAMAGYGAALTVRRAYVGGALTGTGLGIIFMSIGVAETLAMGLALLALPVFSPTWRHTNTLKAAAMTVLFAAPWLLIWPLALYQIAPGLLTDWWHSQIQARFVFWSTPPGMGTLYYFKFLPWFAWPALPLALWTVWRARRGQLTTTGIVLPMAMWLSLSIVLSFTTESSPDQGLPLLIPLAWLAAGSTYTLRRGAANALYWFAVMTFAVVAATAWVYWSALDLGVPAKLSQHLHAIQPGYEGAFHPFMVGMAVLYCLAWGLLVIRMKRSPQRPLIAWAAGMTLAWGLAASLFERPMDERMSYEAMMKSMQPHLPATACITSRGVADGTRAMLDYYLGVQTLREENTKTTSCPVLLVEDQSESSTLPKLDGWRITWSGNRPGSHTERYILYRRLKHTSLRHD; from the coding sequence GTGTCCAATCTATTCGCAATTCGCCCATATCGCTTTGTCCCCAGCCTGCTGACAGTCGTGCTGTGTCTGGCATGGCTGCTGCCTGGCCTCATCGGTCATGAACCATGGAAAGGTGATGAAGCCGAAACCATGGGCCTGATTCACAGCATCCTGTCAGGCGCACCCACCGCGGTACCTACTCTGGCAGGCGAACCCTGGCTGGGCGCACCGCCTTTATACAGCCTGATAGCCGCGAGCTTCGCCCAGCTATTCTCTCCCTGGTTAGCCGCTCATGACGGCGCGCGCTTGGCCGGCGGTTTTTTCATCCTGCTGACCCTGTTTTTCACCGGCTTTGCCGGACGTGAACTCTACGGCAGCGAACATGGCCGTCTTGCGGCACTGGTGCTCATAGGTAGCGTAGGGCTATGGGTACGCGCGCACGAATCCATACCGCAGACCGCTTTATTAGCTGGCATAGCCATGGCAGGTTATGGTGCCGCACTAACTGTACGGCGTGCTTATGTCGGCGGTGCCCTTACCGGTACCGGACTCGGCATCATTTTCATGAGCATCGGTGTCGCCGAAACCCTGGCGATGGGCTTGGCCTTGCTCGCGCTACCCGTATTCAGCCCCACCTGGCGACACACCAACACATTAAAAGCAGCTGCAATGACCGTGCTATTCGCTGCACCGTGGCTGCTGATCTGGCCACTGGCGTTGTATCAGATCGCACCCGGTCTGCTTACAGATTGGTGGCATAGTCAGATACAGGCACGCTTTGTGTTCTGGTCAACACCCCCCGGCATGGGCACTTTGTATTACTTCAAATTTTTACCCTGGTTCGCCTGGCCAGCCTTACCGCTGGCGTTATGGACCGTATGGCGGGCTAGACGCGGGCAACTGACCACAACCGGCATTGTATTGCCAATGGCGATGTGGCTAAGCCTGTCCATCGTGCTTAGCTTCACCACCGAATCCAGCCCGGATCAGGGTCTGCCGCTGCTAATCCCGCTGGCCTGGCTGGCTGCCGGCAGTACCTACACCTTACGCCGCGGTGCAGCTAACGCACTGTACTGGTTTGCGGTGATGACCTTTGCCGTCGTTGCCGCTACCGCCTGGGTATACTGGAGCGCACTGGATCTGGGCGTGCCAGCCAAGCTGTCCCAGCATTTACATGCCATACAACCTGGCTATGAGGGGGCATTTCATCCCTTCATGGTCGGTATGGCGGTGCTGTACTGCCTGGCATGGGGGTTATTGGTGATACGCATGAAGCGCTCGCCACAACGCCCGCTGATCGCCTGGGCCGCAGGCATGACGCTGGCCTGGGGACTGGCTGCCAGTCTGTTCGAGCGCCCCATGGATGAGCGCATGAGTTATGAAGCCATGATGAAGTCCATGCAACCCCATTTACCCGCAACAGCCTGCATTACCAGTCGTGGTGTGGCCGATGGCACCCGCGCCATGCTCGATTACTATCTGGGGGTACAGACCCTGCGCGAGGAAAATACCAAAACCACAAGTTGCCCAGTCCTCCTCGTCGAGGATCAAAGCGAGAGCAGCACCTTGCCCAAGCTGGATGGCTGGCGCATCACCTGGAGCGGCAATCGCCCGGGAAGTCATACGGAACGCTACATACTGTATCGACGTCTAAAACACACCTCCCTGAGACATGATTAG
- the mobA gene encoding molybdenum cofactor guanylyltransferase MobA yields the protein MISGVILAGGESRRMGGQDKGLLEFAGQPLVQHAIQRIAPQVDELIISANRNLAAYAAFGYALVSDDSAGFLGPLAGMLAGMRAAQYEWVLTVPCDTPFLPGDLVSRLYQATEGVDMVVASAARIHATVMLCRRSLAANLAEALAQGERKVQRWQAMQRRAIVEFEDESAFANLNTPQQLTGARHDGQQSD from the coding sequence ATGATTAGTGGCGTGATTCTGGCGGGTGGCGAATCGCGCCGCATGGGTGGGCAAGACAAAGGCCTGCTGGAATTTGCCGGACAACCGCTGGTGCAGCACGCCATCCAGCGTATTGCACCGCAAGTCGATGAACTGATCATTAGCGCCAATCGCAATCTGGCCGCTTACGCTGCATTCGGCTATGCGTTGGTGAGCGATGACAGCGCCGGTTTTCTCGGGCCATTGGCGGGCATGCTCGCTGGCATGCGGGCAGCACAGTATGAATGGGTACTTACCGTACCATGCGATACTCCCTTTCTGCCCGGCGACTTAGTCAGTCGACTCTATCAGGCAACGGAGGGCGTAGATATGGTCGTCGCCAGCGCGGCACGCATTCATGCCACGGTAATGTTATGCCGGCGCAGCCTGGCAGCGAATCTGGCCGAAGCGCTGGCACAAGGTGAGCGCAAGGTACAGCGCTGGCAGGCCATGCAACGCCGTGCCATAGTCGAATTTGAAGATGAATCCGCTTTTGCCAACCTCAATACGCCGCAACAATTGACGGGAGCCAGACACGATGGACAGCAATCCGACTGA
- the mtgA gene encoding monofunctional biosynthetic peptidoglycan transglycosylase: MILKWIKRGVLTLLAVIVLYQGWLFAHVWWWVDHNPANSAFMDERLDILQQKNPDAQLRFKWVPYNQISGNLKRALVAAEDAKFLSHDGFDWEGIQNAAEKNLKKGKIVAGGSTISQQLAKNLFLSGQRTPWRKIEEAIITVMLEKMMSKRRILEIYMNVIEWGNGVFGAQAASYYYYRTSPANLSAGQAAKLAAMVPNPRYYDSHRNARGLMHRTATIQARMYQVAVPR, from the coding sequence ATGATTTTAAAATGGATCAAACGCGGGGTACTGACCCTGCTGGCCGTCATCGTACTTTATCAAGGCTGGCTATTTGCCCACGTCTGGTGGTGGGTCGATCACAACCCCGCGAATAGCGCGTTCATGGACGAACGCCTGGACATCCTGCAACAAAAGAATCCGGACGCGCAGCTACGTTTCAAGTGGGTGCCATACAACCAGATTTCCGGCAACCTCAAGCGCGCCCTGGTAGCGGCTGAAGACGCCAAATTCTTAAGCCATGACGGCTTCGACTGGGAAGGTATCCAGAATGCTGCCGAGAAAAACCTGAAAAAAGGCAAAATCGTCGCAGGCGGCTCAACCATCAGCCAGCAACTGGCCAAAAATCTGTTTCTGTCCGGACAGCGCACCCCGTGGCGCAAAATTGAAGAAGCCATCATCACCGTCATGCTGGAAAAAATGATGAGCAAACGCCGCATTCTGGAAATCTATATGAATGTCATCGAGTGGGGCAACGGCGTATTCGGCGCGCAAGCAGCATCGTATTACTATTACCGCACCTCGCCCGCCAATCTGTCCGCCGGACAGGCCGCCAAGCTCGCCGCCATGGTGCCCAACCCGCGCTACTATGATAGCCACCGTAACGCCCGCGGATTAATGCATCGCACGGCCACCATCCAGGCCCGCATGTACCAGGTTGCCGTGCCCAGATGA
- a CDS encoding TonB-dependent receptor has protein sequence MTSTRLLLAATLLIPVPALACSSCGCTLSPVWENQGMSTQAGLRMDLRYDYVNQDQMRHGSGVASSADIATALANGTVGETEQYTKNHYYTLGADYMFNRDWGVNLQVPYIDRDHGTLGAGDTDTSYSHTQSLGDIKLIGRYQGFFPDAKTGMMLGLKLPTGKQDYNFSSGPMAGMPLDRSLQPGTGSTDLIVGAYHFDTLTPTLDWFAQALYQTAMDTRNDYRPGNALNLNLGVRYTGFGNIMPQLQLNAQTRSSDSGANADPANTGGKLAYLSPGATIKVSDNIKVYGFVQLPVYQYVEGLQLAPRWNASFGINFGL, from the coding sequence ATGACTTCAACACGTTTACTCCTGGCCGCAACATTGCTGATTCCCGTGCCGGCACTGGCATGTTCCAGTTGCGGCTGCACCTTGAGCCCGGTATGGGAAAATCAGGGCATGTCTACCCAAGCAGGGCTGCGCATGGATTTGCGCTACGACTATGTCAATCAGGATCAGATGCGCCACGGCAGCGGTGTTGCCAGCAGCGCCGATATTGCCACCGCCCTGGCTAATGGCACCGTGGGCGAAACCGAGCAGTACACCAAAAATCATTATTACACTCTGGGTGCCGATTACATGTTCAATCGCGACTGGGGCGTGAATCTGCAAGTGCCTTATATAGATCGCGACCACGGCACGCTCGGTGCCGGCGATACCGATACCAGCTACTCGCACACTCAGAGTCTGGGTGACATCAAGTTAATCGGACGTTATCAGGGTTTTTTTCCGGATGCTAAAACCGGCATGATGTTGGGATTGAAATTGCCTACCGGCAAGCAGGATTACAATTTCAGCAGCGGCCCCATGGCGGGCATGCCACTGGACCGCAGCCTGCAACCGGGTACCGGCAGCACTGACCTGATTGTGGGCGCCTATCATTTCGACACACTGACTCCAACGCTGGACTGGTTTGCTCAGGCGCTATATCAGACGGCCATGGACACCCGTAACGATTACCGCCCCGGCAACGCCCTCAACCTCAATCTGGGCGTACGCTATACCGGCTTCGGCAACATCATGCCGCAACTGCAGCTGAACGCCCAGACCCGCAGCAGCGACAGCGGCGCGAATGCCGATCCCGCCAATACCGGCGGCAAGCTGGCTTACCTTAGCCCCGGTGCCACCATCAAGGTCAGCGACAACATTAAAGTGTACGGATTTGTACAGCTGCCGGTCTATCAATACGTTGAAGGCCTGCAACTGGCGCCGCGCTGGAATGCGTCATTCGGTATCAATTTTGGCTTGTAG
- a CDS encoding diacylglycerol kinase, with translation MQESPFKGKTGPKRVLNAFFYSIDGMKAALRHEDAFRQEMLLAVILIPLAIFLEPGALGRALMIGSVLLVLIVELLNSAVEAAVDRISFEHHHLIKRAKDMGSAAVLVALLNVCVVWGLILFGK, from the coding sequence GTGCAAGAGTCTCCATTCAAAGGTAAAACCGGTCCCAAGCGCGTGCTCAACGCATTTTTTTATTCCATAGATGGCATGAAAGCCGCGCTGCGCCATGAAGATGCATTTCGTCAGGAGATGTTGCTGGCTGTGATTTTGATTCCGCTGGCGATTTTTCTGGAGCCTGGTGCGCTCGGTCGTGCGCTGATGATTGGTTCGGTATTGCTGGTGCTGATTGTGGAATTGCTAAACTCCGCAGTAGAGGCGGCCGTTGATCGTATTTCCTTCGAGCATCATCATCTGATCAAACGCGCCAAGGACATGGGCAGTGCTGCCGTGCTGGTGGCATTGCTGAATGTGTGTGTGGTGTGGGGGTTGATACTGTTTGGCAAATAA
- a CDS encoding heavy metal translocating P-type ATPase: MDSNPTEHKLKIEGMTCASCVNRLEKALRKVDGVEDASVNLATEFATLHTRPDVKAESLVKAVKLAGFDVAQQPIDVGIEGMTCASCVARVEKALTKVPGVSSVAVNLATERAHIEAAPTVSMADLQQAITAAGYTLIPVTSAATTQPAKAKRPDWIPVALAAMFSIPLAIPMFAMLFGIDISLPGWLQWLLATPVQFWLGARFYRAGWSAVKAGAGNMDLLVALGTSAAYGLSLYLLVQGETHHLYFEASTAVITLVLLGKWLETRAKRETTAAIRALGALRPDIARVRRNGTDSDVALAEVRIGDSVVVRPGERIAVDGTVHEGQSQVDESMITGESVPVHKTVGDHVIGGAVNYDGLLIVETTAIGSETTLARIIHLVENAQAAKAPIQHLVDKVSAVFVPVVLVIALLTLLAWGLIGGNWQVAILNAVAVLVIACPCALGLATPTAIMAGTGVAARFGILIKDAEALEVAHSVNCVAFDKTGTLTIGHPILLASVPLQITEPALLQLAASVQQGSEHPLARAVMQAQAATTANLAPSVVSNVQALPGRGISAQLGDATLYLGNDALMQEQSIATDALLDAATPYMQQGRTISWLAREHNGQRELLGMLAFGDEIKPTAAAAIAQLHSQGVRTVMLTGDNPGSAAAVAKVLGIDEYHAEILPADKAAKILSLKHSGAIVAMVGDGINDAPALAAADVGIAMSTGTDVAMHAAGVTLMRGDPMLIADAISISRRTYNKIRQNLFWAFIYNLVGIPLAAAGLLNPVIAGAAMAFSSVSVVSNALLLKRWRPQPNSK; this comes from the coding sequence ATGGACAGCAATCCGACTGAGCATAAACTTAAAATCGAGGGCATGACCTGCGCCTCGTGTGTCAACCGGCTGGAAAAGGCACTACGCAAAGTCGACGGTGTAGAAGATGCCAGTGTCAATCTGGCCACTGAATTTGCCACCTTGCACACTCGGCCTGACGTCAAAGCCGAATCGCTGGTTAAAGCAGTAAAACTGGCCGGCTTCGATGTCGCACAACAACCGATCGATGTCGGCATCGAAGGCATGACCTGCGCCTCCTGCGTCGCACGTGTGGAAAAAGCCCTGACTAAAGTGCCGGGAGTAAGCTCGGTCGCCGTCAACCTTGCCACAGAGCGCGCCCATATCGAAGCTGCGCCCACGGTCAGCATGGCGGATCTGCAACAAGCCATCACTGCCGCGGGGTATACCCTGATACCCGTTACCAGCGCTGCCACCACCCAACCCGCCAAAGCAAAGCGCCCGGACTGGATTCCCGTCGCGCTAGCGGCCATGTTCAGCATCCCGTTGGCCATCCCCATGTTTGCAATGCTGTTTGGTATCGACATCAGCCTGCCCGGCTGGCTGCAATGGTTGCTGGCGACACCGGTACAGTTCTGGCTCGGCGCACGCTTTTACCGGGCGGGCTGGAGCGCGGTAAAAGCCGGTGCTGGCAATATGGATTTGCTGGTAGCACTGGGTACTTCTGCCGCCTATGGTCTGTCCCTGTATTTACTGGTGCAGGGTGAGACCCACCATTTGTATTTTGAAGCATCTACCGCCGTCATCACTCTGGTTTTGCTGGGCAAATGGCTGGAAACTCGTGCCAAACGGGAAACCACTGCTGCCATCCGCGCACTGGGCGCACTGCGGCCGGACATCGCCCGCGTCAGGCGCAACGGCACTGACAGTGATGTGGCATTAGCCGAAGTCCGTATTGGCGATAGCGTGGTGGTGCGTCCAGGCGAACGCATTGCCGTCGACGGCACAGTGCACGAAGGCCAGAGTCAGGTTGATGAATCCATGATTACCGGAGAAAGCGTGCCGGTACACAAGACCGTAGGCGATCATGTCATCGGCGGCGCAGTGAATTATGACGGCCTGCTCATCGTCGAAACCACGGCTATCGGCAGCGAAACCACGCTCGCCCGCATCATCCATCTGGTCGAAAATGCACAAGCCGCCAAAGCACCCATTCAGCATCTAGTCGACAAAGTCAGCGCCGTATTCGTGCCAGTGGTACTGGTCATTGCGTTGCTGACTTTGCTGGCATGGGGGCTGATAGGCGGCAACTGGCAAGTTGCCATCCTCAATGCCGTGGCGGTGCTGGTGATTGCCTGCCCTTGCGCGCTCGGGCTGGCCACCCCCACCGCGATCATGGCCGGCACCGGTGTTGCCGCACGCTTCGGCATCCTCATCAAGGACGCTGAAGCGCTGGAAGTTGCCCACAGCGTCAACTGTGTTGCCTTTGATAAAACCGGCACACTCACCATCGGCCATCCGATACTACTCGCCAGTGTGCCGCTGCAAATCACCGAGCCAGCCCTGTTACAGCTTGCTGCCAGCGTACAGCAGGGCAGCGAGCACCCGCTGGCACGTGCAGTCATGCAGGCACAGGCGGCCACAACAGCAAACCTGGCACCGAGCGTTGTCAGCAACGTACAGGCGCTACCGGGACGAGGTATTTCAGCACAGCTAGGTGATGCCACCCTGTATCTGGGCAATGACGCCCTGATGCAGGAACAGTCCATCGCCACAGATGCGCTGCTTGACGCTGCGACACCCTACATGCAGCAGGGCCGCACCATTTCCTGGCTGGCACGCGAACACAACGGACAACGCGAGCTGCTCGGCATGCTGGCATTCGGCGATGAGATCAAACCCACTGCGGCAGCGGCAATTGCGCAACTGCATAGCCAGGGCGTGCGTACGGTGATGCTCACTGGCGATAATCCAGGCAGCGCGGCCGCGGTAGCCAAGGTGCTGGGCATCGATGAATACCACGCTGAAATCCTGCCGGCGGACAAAGCCGCCAAGATACTCAGCCTCAAGCATAGCGGCGCCATAGTCGCCATGGTCGGTGACGGCATCAATGATGCGCCCGCACTGGCTGCCGCCGATGTCGGCATCGCCATGTCCACCGGTACCGATGTGGCGATGCATGCCGCAGGCGTGACGCTGATGCGCGGTGACCCGATGCTGATCGCAGATGCCATTTCCATCTCGCGCCGCACCTATAACAAGATACGCCAGAATCTGTTCTGGGCGTTTATCTATAACCTCGTCGGCATCCCGCTCGCCGCGGCCGGTCTGCTCAACCCGGTGATTGCCGGCGCCGCCATGGCGTTCAGCAGCGTCAGCGTGGTGAGCAATGCGCTGCTGCTGAAACGCTGGCGGCCGCAACCGAACAGCAAATAG